The Sphingopyxis fribergensis genome contains a region encoding:
- a CDS encoding amino acid permease has translation MLFDRVKSLDAILATAEKKSLTRTLGAFQLTMLGIGAVIGTGIFVLTAEAAQKAGPGMMISFIIAGFVCAFAALCYAEMASMVPVSGSAYTYSYAVMGELIAWMVGWALILEYAVAAGAVSVGWSGYVVGLIENAFSIDIPATWVLGPFDGGMINLPAMFIAGLVTMLLVIGTRESATVNAFLVVIKVAALTLFVVLAVPVMNMENFEPFAPLGFGGIGAAAASIFFAYVGFDAVSTAAEETKNPQRNMPIGLIGSLAICTIFYLLVAAGVIGSVGAQPVGIDAATQHALEPGSRELAAACAAMGDQAVVCSKEALAWTMREIGWPQVGNLIGLAAGLALPSVILMMMFGQTRIFFVMSRDGLLPKAFSKIHPKFNTPHVITIITGIAVALFAAFFPVGQLANISNSGTLFAFAAVSIAVMVIRKTDPSRHRPFKTPLIYITAPIAILGCLYLFFNLDQKSINLFLIWAAIGLVVYFAYSRSRSHVGQGHIEVHEDDADAPPPPVPPAPSFR, from the coding sequence ATGCTATTTGACCGCGTAAAGTCGTTGGATGCCATTTTGGCGACAGCGGAAAAAAAGTCGCTTACGCGCACATTGGGCGCCTTTCAGCTCACCATGCTGGGGATTGGCGCCGTCATTGGGACCGGAATTTTCGTCCTGACCGCCGAAGCCGCGCAAAAGGCGGGCCCCGGCATGATGATCAGCTTCATCATTGCCGGTTTCGTCTGCGCCTTTGCCGCGCTCTGCTACGCCGAAATGGCCTCGATGGTCCCCGTCTCGGGTTCGGCCTATACCTATAGCTATGCCGTGATGGGGGAATTGATCGCCTGGATGGTCGGCTGGGCGCTGATCCTCGAATATGCCGTTGCGGCGGGCGCCGTTTCGGTGGGCTGGTCGGGCTATGTCGTCGGCCTGATCGAAAACGCCTTCAGCATAGATATACCGGCGACATGGGTTCTCGGGCCGTTCGACGGCGGCATGATCAACTTGCCGGCGATGTTTATTGCGGGCCTCGTCACCATGCTGCTCGTCATCGGCACGCGCGAATCGGCGACGGTCAATGCGTTCCTCGTGGTCATCAAGGTCGCGGCGTTGACGCTCTTCGTCGTCCTCGCGGTCCCCGTGATGAACATGGAGAATTTCGAGCCCTTCGCTCCGCTCGGCTTTGGCGGCATTGGCGCCGCGGCCGCCTCGATCTTCTTTGCTTATGTCGGCTTCGACGCCGTTTCGACGGCGGCCGAGGAAACCAAGAACCCGCAGCGCAACATGCCGATCGGCCTGATCGGCAGCCTTGCCATCTGCACCATCTTCTATCTGCTCGTTGCCGCCGGCGTGATCGGCTCGGTCGGCGCGCAACCGGTCGGGATCGATGCTGCGACCCAGCATGCGCTGGAACCCGGCAGCCGCGAACTCGCCGCGGCGTGCGCCGCGATGGGCGATCAGGCGGTCGTGTGTTCGAAGGAAGCGCTTGCCTGGACGATGCGTGAAATCGGATGGCCGCAGGTCGGCAACCTGATCGGCCTTGCGGCTGGCCTCGCGCTGCCATCGGTCATCCTGATGATGATGTTCGGCCAGACCCGCATCTTCTTCGTCATGAGCCGCGACGGCCTGCTTCCGAAAGCCTTCTCGAAGATCCACCCGAAGTTCAACACGCCGCACGTGATCACGATCATCACGGGCATTGCGGTCGCGCTGTTCGCCGCCTTTTTCCCTGTCGGGCAGTTGGCGAACATCTCGAACTCGGGCACGCTCTTCGCCTTTGCCGCGGTGTCGATCGCAGTGATGGTGATCCGCAAGACCGATCCCAGCCGCCATCGTCCGTTCAAGACGCCGCTGATCTATATCACGGCGCCGATTGCGATCCTTGGCTGCCTCTACCTCTTCTTCAACCTCGATCAGAAGAGCATCAACCTCTTCCTGATCTGGGCCGCCATCGGCCTCGTCGTCTACTTTGCCTACAGCCGCTCGCGCAGCCATGTGGGTCAGGGACATATCGAGGTGCATGAGGACGACGCGGACGCACCGCCGCCGCCGGTCCCCCCGGCTCCGTCGTTCCGCTGA
- the pbpC gene encoding penicillin-binding protein 1C produces the protein MNLPCKRRWRDALAWLALALLILTTAAHLATRPPAMPAFSEVRADWKPSEAWLTDRDGQLLDSERVNFERRRLAWVPLNAISPAVRTAVVKAEDRRFWSHGGVDWLAVASAVRARLTMGRAGDRSRGASTLAMQLAAFLDPSLAQPGKRDWRTKLRQMRAGQALAANWSHEQMLEAYFNLLPLRGEAQGIGAGAQSLFGKKPADMTGTDAALFAGLLPNPAASAEALSRRACRVAQAKDCTAIRAAAATLVSGEYAARFDPGLAPHLAVRLLDQPGKRVKTTIDRRIQTAAIVALRRQLAGLGADRVRDGAVVVLDNATGEVLAYVGGVGLKSTAAMVDGANARRQAGSTLKPHLYAQVIEHGWLTAASILDDSPVQLDTASGLYVPKNYDHSFKGPVSVRHALASSLNVPAVRALIIDDVQQFRDRLWALGYHGLVEDGEYYGFSLALGSAEVSLVEQANAFRTFANMGRWSPVSYHITRHFRQHPPRQIVGPAAAFIVGDILADASARTDAFGADSALRLPFWAAAKTGTSKGMRDNWCIGFTDRFTVAVWVGNLEGDSMRAVSGTSGAAPVWRDVMLALHADRPGKPPTMPAGVEARQIVLPGTREPPRREYFLRGTAQSEMAAAPQAARRPRITSPVSGSVYALDPDIPIDRQRLAVTVSGSVAGYRLLLDKKPLGDADAGAQILPRPGVHMLALVDPGGRMIDRVRFTVR, from the coding sequence ATGAATTTACCCTGCAAACGCCGCTGGCGTGACGCGCTGGCATGGCTCGCCCTCGCCCTGCTCATCCTCACAACCGCTGCGCATCTCGCGACGCGCCCGCCCGCGATGCCCGCATTCTCGGAAGTCCGCGCCGACTGGAAACCCAGCGAAGCCTGGCTCACCGACCGCGACGGCCAGTTGCTCGACAGCGAACGCGTCAATTTCGAACGCCGCCGTCTCGCATGGGTGCCGCTGAACGCCATCAGCCCTGCGGTCCGCACCGCCGTCGTGAAAGCCGAGGACCGCCGTTTCTGGTCGCACGGCGGCGTCGACTGGCTCGCGGTCGCCAGCGCCGTCCGGGCGCGCCTGACGATGGGGCGGGCCGGCGACCGGTCGCGCGGCGCCTCGACCCTCGCGATGCAGCTCGCCGCTTTCCTCGACCCCAGCCTCGCGCAGCCGGGAAAGCGCGACTGGCGTACCAAGCTGCGCCAAATGCGCGCGGGGCAGGCGCTCGCGGCGAACTGGTCGCACGAACAGATGCTCGAGGCTTATTTCAACCTCCTTCCCCTGCGCGGCGAGGCGCAGGGCATCGGCGCGGGCGCGCAAAGCCTGTTCGGCAAGAAGCCCGCCGACATGACCGGCACCGACGCCGCGCTCTTCGCCGGACTTCTCCCCAACCCCGCCGCCAGCGCCGAGGCGCTGTCCCGCCGTGCCTGCCGCGTCGCCCAAGCCAAGGACTGCACCGCGATCCGCGCCGCCGCCGCGACGCTCGTTTCCGGCGAATATGCCGCGCGCTTCGACCCCGGCCTCGCGCCGCACCTCGCCGTCCGCCTGCTCGACCAGCCCGGCAAGCGCGTCAAAACGACGATCGACCGCCGCATCCAGACCGCCGCGATCGTCGCGCTGCGCCGCCAGCTCGCGGGCCTCGGCGCGGACCGCGTCCGCGACGGCGCGGTCGTCGTCCTCGACAATGCCACCGGCGAAGTCCTCGCCTATGTCGGCGGCGTCGGCCTCAAATCGACCGCCGCGATGGTCGATGGCGCCAATGCGCGGCGGCAGGCGGGATCGACGCTGAAACCGCATCTTTACGCACAGGTGATCGAACATGGCTGGCTTACCGCCGCGTCGATCCTCGACGACAGCCCGGTCCAGCTAGACACCGCCTCGGGCCTCTATGTCCCCAAGAATTACGACCACAGCTTCAAGGGCCCGGTCAGCGTCCGCCACGCGCTCGCCTCGTCGCTCAACGTCCCTGCCGTGCGCGCGCTCATCATCGACGACGTCCAGCAATTCCGCGACCGCCTCTGGGCATTGGGCTACCATGGCCTCGTCGAAGACGGCGAATATTACGGCTTCAGCCTTGCACTTGGCTCCGCCGAAGTGTCGCTCGTAGAACAAGCTAACGCATTCAGAACATTTGCTAATATGGGAAGGTGGTCGCCCGTTTCATACCATATTACGCGGCACTTTCGACAACATCCGCCGCGCCAGATCGTGGGCCCCGCCGCCGCCTTCATCGTCGGCGACATCCTCGCCGACGCTTCCGCCCGCACCGACGCCTTCGGCGCCGACAGCGCGCTCCGCCTCCCCTTCTGGGCCGCCGCCAAGACCGGCACCTCCAAAGGCATGCGCGACAATTGGTGCATCGGCTTCACCGACCGCTTCACCGTCGCCGTCTGGGTCGGCAATCTCGAGGGCGATTCGATGCGCGCCGTCTCGGGCACCTCGGGCGCCGCGCCGGTGTGGCGCGACGTGATGCTCGCGCTCCACGCCGACCGCCCCGGCAAGCCACCGACGATGCCCGCCGGCGTCGAGGCGCGCCAGATCGTCCTCCCCGGCACCCGCGAACCCCCGCGCCGCGAATATTTCCTTCGCGGTACCGCGCAAAGTGAAATGGCCGCAGCCCCGCAAGCTGCACGCCGCCCGCGCATCACCAGCCCGGTCAGCGGCAGCGTCTATGCGCTCGACCCCGACATCCCGATCGACCGCCAGCGGCTCGCGGTGACGGTCAGCGGCTCGGTCGCCGGATACCGCCTGCTCCTCGACAAGAAGCCGCTTGGCGACGCCGACGCAGGTGCACAAATCCTGCCGCGCCCCGGCGTCCATATGCTCGCGCTAGTTGATCCAGGCGGCCGAATGATTGACCGCGTGCGCTTTACCGTACGGTAA
- a CDS encoding alpha-2-macroglobulin family protein gives MGMRWRALATALAGKAKLALILPLTLAMAATAADTVPQVTLATPGSSGSGDGTITRFTLRFSEDMVPLGDPRAQAPATNDCKLPASSRWVDTRTWVLEFDKPLPGGLACHVELRDGLTTARGVSVVGNSRFALDTGGPSARAVLAGGIGGDIEENQIFLVATNVAADRASVGRYGYCAVDGIGEKIPLDVLPRETATEILTGLGENNWSRQSFTEDAGLPQRFPAAGADRDAALDRIIPVKCRRPLPPGREMALVWDARISQAGVPGRTAGRDQRFDHDVRPAFTAKMSCSRVNLQAGCNPIKDVVLSFASPVARETILAATLNTADGKKLAPKIADDDRNDAWLTTVRFTGPLPQNVDATLVLPADVSDQSGRRLQNQSNFPLKFHIDRAPPLVKFAAEFGILEAGEGGVLPVTVRGVESALVQANLKMPATALRVGDDDAAIARWLRRVDDADDTDYREEKDRSGKEVTVNYTGTKSVFAGAPSGGERRDLQLSPPGGGKLFEVVGIPLTEKGFHVVEIASPELGAALLGRKTTRYVATSALVTNMAVHFKWGREGSLAWVTSLDSGLPVSGAEIRVSDSCTGRLLARGTADKAGRLAFAGGLPQPETYSSCEENPDMAKSEGHALMVSARAGDDFSFTLTDWGDGIRPYDFDLPYGWSERNDILHTIFDRALVKAGETVHMKHLLRRPVGLGFRTPEPLEGKLRLVHRGSDTEFEMPFSIAANGSGDSVWNVPASAPMGDYELVFVTKDKDGEDKTIWSNQSVKVDEYRLPTMKATVTGPKTALVRPAAVPLSLFVGYLSGGPAPNIPVELRTNFRSSWSPPEDYRDWDFDGQPVKEGIVQLDDSGDTPSADLPLARSVPLKLDANGSATTNVTVDQPITEPTLMAAEMDYQDPNGETLTSSRRITLYPSAVRLGLKTDGWLMRDNDLKLNFIALDLDGKPIRGQRVQVALYNREIITARRRLIGGFYAYDNQMRTTKLAANCAATTDKLGRASCAMAPGISGEVTVVATTLDADGNEARAVRSVWLAGDDEWWFGGDNGDRMDVIAEKPRYAAGDTASFQVRMPFREATALVTVEREGVLSSFVVPLKGTNPVVKVKLPATYAPDVYVSVMAVRGRVTGQESWFRKMKRAVGFKIENSEGAPPTALVDLAKPAYRMGIARIKVGWEGHQLDVKVKADKEKYAVRETAKVAIEVKTPGGKAAQNADVAFAAVDEALLQLAPNESWELIDAMMGERTLDVLTSTAQMQVVGKRHYGRKALEPGGGGGGDLSGLTREDFRPVLLWKGNVPLDTKGRATVDVPLSDNLSGFRLVAIATDGSQFFGTGETSVRTVQDLGVFAGMPELVRTGDTYDARFTLRNGTDKAMEVIATPTLSPAVATAPPLTVTIPAGGAVPISWSMTAPETTGPIEWTVEAAQKGGKARDRLVFAQQVEPAIPVETWAASLFRVGPGTTLPIAIPAGALPGGYVDVALAGTLAPPLTGVRDYMSAYPYNCFEQSTSRAIALGDLGRWQALAGAMPTYLDDDGLLRYWPNERMEGSIELTAYVMSVTAANGFAIPEASKAKMVQALQAVVEGRLTRKGHGPWDIRPVRIAALAALARNNASSAQLVSAIDVAPVDMTTGTLADWLVAIEKTSGVRNAPALRTAAEAELRKRLVYEGTRLDLVDDARAPWWMMTSGDEMAIKALEAILGRKGWEDDAGKLMVGVAQRQRKGHWDTTPANAWGAVTVRRFANLYPASAITGVTNISLSGSSASQSWPLPADPVSPLRVALNAATMSLKHEGTGTPWATVSVKAAVPLKEPLNVGYRIKRSVSIVKAANKDRLTRGDVIKIRIEVVAAAGRTWVVINDPVAPGATIVGNLGGQSEMFGQQAGGSGAQPSYVERGKDSWRGYFGWMPAGTHAVEYVVCLNGSGKFTLPPTRVEAMYSPAIRGQWPNAPLTVASVGQ, from the coding sequence ATGGGTATGCGATGGCGCGCGCTGGCTACAGCATTGGCCGGCAAGGCAAAACTGGCGCTGATCCTGCCCCTCACCCTTGCGATGGCGGCCACCGCCGCCGACACCGTCCCACAGGTCACGCTCGCGACCCCCGGCAGCTCGGGCAGCGGCGACGGCACGATCACCCGCTTTACCTTGCGTTTCTCCGAAGACATGGTCCCGCTCGGTGATCCCCGCGCCCAGGCCCCTGCGACCAATGACTGCAAGCTCCCCGCGTCATCCCGCTGGGTCGACACGCGCACCTGGGTGCTCGAATTCGACAAACCGCTCCCCGGCGGGCTCGCCTGCCATGTCGAACTCCGCGATGGCCTGACCACCGCGCGCGGCGTGTCGGTCGTCGGCAACAGCCGCTTCGCGCTCGACACCGGCGGTCCCTCGGCACGCGCCGTGCTCGCGGGCGGCATCGGCGGCGATATCGAGGAAAACCAGATCTTCCTCGTCGCCACCAATGTCGCCGCCGATCGCGCCTCGGTCGGCCGCTACGGCTATTGCGCCGTCGACGGCATCGGCGAGAAGATCCCGCTCGACGTCCTGCCGCGCGAAACCGCGACCGAAATCCTGACCGGGCTGGGCGAGAATAACTGGTCGCGCCAGTCCTTCACCGAAGACGCCGGCCTGCCGCAGCGCTTCCCCGCCGCGGGCGCCGACCGCGATGCCGCGCTCGACCGCATCATCCCGGTCAAATGCCGCCGCCCGCTGCCCCCCGGGCGCGAGATGGCGCTCGTCTGGGACGCGCGCATTTCGCAAGCCGGCGTCCCCGGCCGCACCGCCGGCCGCGACCAGCGTTTCGACCATGACGTCCGCCCCGCCTTCACCGCCAAAATGTCGTGCAGCCGCGTCAATCTGCAGGCGGGCTGCAACCCGATCAAGGATGTCGTGCTGAGCTTCGCCTCGCCCGTCGCGCGCGAAACCATCCTTGCCGCGACGCTGAACACCGCCGACGGCAAGAAACTGGCGCCGAAAATCGCCGACGACGACCGCAACGACGCATGGCTCACGACCGTCCGCTTCACCGGCCCGCTGCCGCAGAATGTCGACGCGACGCTCGTTCTGCCCGCCGATGTCTCCGACCAGAGCGGCCGGCGCCTGCAGAACCAGTCGAATTTCCCGCTGAAATTCCACATCGACCGCGCTCCCCCGCTCGTCAAATTCGCCGCCGAATTCGGCATCCTCGAAGCCGGCGAGGGCGGCGTCCTTCCCGTCACCGTCCGCGGGGTCGAAAGCGCGCTCGTCCAGGCGAACCTCAAAATGCCCGCGACCGCGCTCCGGGTCGGCGACGACGATGCCGCGATCGCGCGCTGGCTTCGCCGCGTCGATGACGCCGACGACACCGACTATCGCGAGGAAAAGGACCGCAGCGGCAAAGAGGTCACGGTCAACTACACCGGCACCAAATCGGTGTTCGCGGGCGCGCCCTCGGGCGGCGAACGCCGCGACCTGCAACTCTCGCCTCCGGGCGGCGGCAAGCTATTCGAAGTTGTCGGCATCCCGCTCACCGAAAAGGGGTTCCACGTCGTCGAGATCGCCAGCCCCGAACTCGGCGCCGCCCTGCTCGGCCGCAAGACGACGCGCTACGTCGCGACCTCTGCGCTGGTCACCAACATGGCGGTGCATTTCAAATGGGGCCGCGAGGGGTCGCTGGCGTGGGTGACGTCGCTCGATTCCGGCCTTCCCGTTTCGGGCGCCGAAATCCGCGTCTCCGACAGCTGCACCGGGCGCCTGCTCGCGCGCGGCACCGCCGACAAGGCTGGCCGCCTCGCCTTTGCGGGCGGGCTGCCGCAGCCCGAAACCTATTCGAGCTGCGAAGAAAATCCCGACATGGCGAAAAGCGAGGGCCATGCCCTGATGGTCTCTGCCCGCGCCGGCGACGATTTCAGCTTCACCCTCACCGACTGGGGCGACGGCATCCGCCCCTATGACTTCGACCTCCCCTATGGCTGGTCCGAACGCAACGACATCCTCCACACCATCTTCGACCGCGCGCTCGTGAAGGCGGGCGAGACGGTGCATATGAAGCACCTGCTCCGCCGCCCGGTCGGCCTCGGCTTCCGCACCCCCGAACCGCTCGAGGGCAAGCTCCGTCTCGTCCACCGCGGTTCGGACACCGAATTTGAAATGCCCTTCAGCATCGCAGCGAACGGCAGCGGCGACAGCGTCTGGAACGTACCCGCCTCGGCGCCGATGGGCGATTATGAACTCGTCTTCGTCACCAAGGACAAGGACGGCGAAGACAAGACGATCTGGTCGAACCAGTCGGTGAAGGTCGACGAATATCGCCTGCCGACGATGAAGGCGACGGTCACAGGCCCGAAAACCGCGCTCGTGCGCCCTGCGGCGGTGCCTTTGTCGCTGTTCGTCGGTTATCTCTCGGGCGGTCCCGCGCCCAATATCCCGGTCGAGCTGCGCACCAATTTCCGCTCATCCTGGTCGCCGCCCGAAGATTATCGGGACTGGGATTTCGACGGCCAGCCCGTCAAGGAAGGCATCGTCCAGCTCGACGACAGCGGCGACACCCCCTCGGCCGACCTGCCGCTCGCGCGCTCGGTGCCGCTCAAACTCGACGCGAACGGCAGCGCGACGACCAATGTCACGGTCGACCAGCCGATCACCGAACCGACGCTGATGGCGGCCGAAATGGATTATCAGGATCCCAATGGCGAGACGCTGACCTCCAGCCGCCGCATCACCCTTTACCCCTCCGCCGTGCGCCTCGGGCTCAAGACCGACGGCTGGCTGATGCGCGACAACGACCTCAAACTCAATTTCATCGCGCTCGACCTCGATGGCAAGCCGATCCGCGGCCAGCGCGTGCAGGTCGCGCTCTACAATCGCGAAATCATCACCGCGCGGCGCCGCCTGATCGGCGGCTTCTATGCCTATGACAACCAGATGCGGACGACCAAGCTCGCCGCCAATTGCGCCGCGACGACCGACAAGCTCGGCCGCGCGAGCTGCGCGATGGCGCCGGGCATTTCGGGCGAAGTCACCGTCGTCGCAACGACGCTCGACGCCGACGGCAACGAAGCGCGCGCGGTCCGCTCGGTGTGGCTCGCGGGCGACGACGAATGGTGGTTCGGCGGCGACAATGGCGACCGCATGGACGTCATCGCCGAAAAGCCGCGCTATGCGGCGGGCGATACCGCGAGCTTCCAGGTCCGCATGCCGTTCCGCGAAGCGACCGCGCTCGTCACCGTCGAACGCGAGGGCGTGCTCTCCAGCTTCGTCGTGCCGCTCAAGGGCACCAACCCCGTCGTGAAGGTCAAGCTGCCCGCCACTTATGCGCCCGACGTCTATGTCTCGGTGATGGCGGTGCGCGGCCGCGTGACGGGGCAGGAAAGCTGGTTCCGCAAGATGAAGCGCGCGGTCGGTTTCAAGATCGAGAATAGCGAGGGCGCGCCGCCGACCGCGCTCGTCGATCTCGCCAAGCCCGCCTATCGCATGGGCATCGCGCGGATCAAGGTCGGCTGGGAAGGTCATCAGCTCGACGTCAAGGTGAAGGCCGACAAGGAGAAATATGCAGTCCGCGAAACCGCGAAAGTCGCGATCGAGGTCAAGACGCCCGGCGGCAAGGCGGCGCAGAATGCCGACGTCGCCTTCGCCGCGGTCGACGAAGCGTTACTCCAGCTCGCCCCCAACGAAAGCTGGGAGCTGATCGACGCCATGATGGGCGAACGCACGCTCGACGTCCTCACCTCGACCGCGCAGATGCAGGTCGTCGGCAAGCGCCACTATGGCCGCAAGGCGCTCGAACCCGGCGGCGGCGGCGGCGGCGACCTGTCGGGCCTGACGCGCGAGGATTTCCGTCCGGTCCTGCTGTGGAAAGGCAATGTCCCCCTTGACACCAAGGGCCGCGCCACCGTCGACGTGCCGCTGTCCGACAATCTGTCGGGCTTCCGCCTCGTCGCGATCGCGACCGACGGCTCGCAATTTTTCGGCACCGGCGAAACGAGTGTCCGCACCGTGCAGGATCTTGGCGTCTTCGCAGGGATGCCCGAACTCGTCCGCACCGGCGACACTTACGACGCGCGCTTCACGCTGCGCAACGGCACCGACAAGGCGATGGAGGTCATAGCGACCCCGACGCTGTCGCCCGCCGTCGCGACCGCGCCGCCGCTCACCGTCACCATCCCCGCGGGCGGCGCGGTGCCGATCAGCTGGTCGATGACCGCACCCGAGACGACCGGCCCGATCGAATGGACCGTCGAGGCGGCCCAAAAGGGCGGCAAGGCGCGCGACCGGCTCGTCTTTGCGCAGCAGGTCGAACCCGCGATCCCGGTCGAAACCTGGGCCGCCAGCCTCTTCCGCGTCGGCCCCGGCACCACCTTGCCGATCGCCATTCCGGCAGGCGCGCTGCCCGGCGGCTATGTCGATGTCGCGCTCGCGGGGACGCTGGCACCGCCACTGACGGGGGTGCGCGATTATATGAGCGCCTATCCGTACAACTGCTTCGAACAATCGACCTCGCGCGCGATCGCCCTCGGCGACCTCGGACGCTGGCAGGCGCTCGCGGGCGCGATGCCGACCTATCTCGATGACGACGGGCTGCTGCGTTACTGGCCCAACGAGCGGATGGAAGGGTCGATCGAGCTCACCGCCTATGTGATGAGCGTGACCGCAGCGAACGGCTTCGCGATCCCCGAGGCGTCGAAAGCGAAGATGGTCCAGGCGCTTCAAGCGGTCGTCGAAGGACGGCTGACGCGCAAAGGCCATGGCCCCTGGGATATTCGTCCCGTCCGCATCGCGGCGCTTGCGGCGCTCGCGCGCAACAATGCGTCGAGCGCGCAGTTGGTGTCGGCGATCGACGTCGCGCCGGTCGACATGACCACCGGCACGCTCGCCGACTGGCTCGTCGCGATTGAAAAAACGTCGGGCGTGCGGAACGCCCCCGCGCTGCGCACCGCAGCCGAGGCCGAGCTCCGCAAGCGTCTCGTTTATGAAGGCACGCGCCTCGATCTCGTCGACGACGCGCGCGCGCCCTGGTGGATGATGACCAGCGGCGACGAAATGGCGATCAAGGCGCTCGAAGCCATACTCGGGCGCAAGGGCTGGGAAGATGACGCGGGCAAGTTGATGGTCGGCGTCGCGCAGCGCCAGCGCAAGGGCCATTGGGACACTACCCCCGCCAACGCATGGGGCGCCGTCACCGTCCGCCGTTTCGCAAACCTCTATCCGGCGAGCGCGATCACCGGCGTCACCAATATCAGTCTGTCAGGCAGCTCCGCCTCGCAAAGCTGGCCGCTGCCCGCCGATCCCGTCTCGCCGCTGCGTGTCGCGCTGAACGCGGCGACGATGAGCCTCAAGCATGAAGGCACCGGCACGCCATGGGCCACCGTCAGCGTCAAGGCCGCCGTCCCGCTCAAGGAACCGCTGAACGTCGGCTACCGGATCAAGCGGTCGGTCAGCATCGTCAAGGCGGCGAACAAGGACCGGCTGACGCGCGGCGACGTGATCAAGATCCGGATTGAGGTCGTCGCGGCCGCGGGCCGGACGTGGGTGGTGATCAACGATCCGGTCGCGCCGGGCGCAACGATCGTCGGCAATCTCGGCGGCCAGTCCGAAATGTTTGGCCAACAGGCGGGCGGATCGGGCGCGCAGCCCAGCTATGTCGAGCGCGGCAAGGACAGCTGGCGCGGCTATTTCGGCTGGATGCCCGCGGGCACTCACGCGGTTGAATATGTCGTGTGCCTCAACGGCTCGGGCAAATTCACCCTGCCGCCGACGCGCGTCGAGGCGATGTATTCGCCCGCGATCCGCGGCCAATGGCCGAACGCCCCGCTGACGGTGGCGAGCGTCGGGCAGTGA